A single genomic interval of Bradyrhizobium sp. sBnM-33 harbors:
- the rpmE gene encoding 50S ribosomal protein L31, with protein MKAEIHPNYHTITVVMTDGTEYQTRSTWGKEGDKLNLDIDPKSHPAWTGGSQQILDRGGRVSRFQKKFSGFLKKD; from the coding sequence ATGAAAGCCGAAATTCACCCGAATTATCATACGATTACGGTCGTGATGACCGACGGGACAGAGTACCAGACCCGCTCCACCTGGGGCAAGGAAGGCGACAAGCTGAACCTCGATATCGACCCCAAATCGCATCCGGCCTGGACCGGCGGCTCGCAGCAGATCCTCGACCGCGGCGGCCGAGTGTCGCGCTTCCAGAAGAAGTTTTCGGGTTTCCTCAAGAAGGACTGA